CCTGATCAGGTTTGAGGAACAGAAGGTTGTATTAAACGTCTCCGGAACGCATACatctcttttttatataatttgaaaCCTACAAATTACCTCAACGTTAAGAGAAGTCTGTAAACAAAGCACATTTGTGCAAATTTGTGTTCAATGGCTAATAGCACCGAGAGAATCAAATAAGTGGCGCCCATTCTCGCCAGCCTGTTCTTCCGTTACTTCCCGTTCTGCGTCTCCCATCAATCATCGATGCAGCGTTTCCTTTTCGGGTCACGCGACGGAGCGCTGAGTTTCCGCTTTAAGTTGTTACGTGGATTCCAATCGGAAAGGGAAGAATCCGATTCGGCGAGTCCTCGCCCAGTGCCAGCTGGTGATGGAGAACGAGGACATtcgcttcttgtttttttcatggaaggaacaCAAGTATCCGAATCGCTGCTACTGGAATCATCCTCAGTTTGAGCGTCATCCACAAGCCTCTTCTTAGCTTTTGTCGAAGCCGTACGAGGCAGAAGGATTCTGATTTTATCTTCTGCATAAAAAGACGGTTAcagttttttaaatgatgaacTGAATATTCTATGCTTTCACTATGCTGTGTAATGGTTTCAGGTTCTTTCAAGACTAAAACTATGCACAGGACTTTGCCCAAAAAATGCCTTCACATTGTAGAGAAGTCTGCGaacacagcaatcacaatcaCAATCAATATCTAATAGGAAGCACAAACTCACAAACCTAACCATAGAGAATAAGTCCAAATGCATCAAATCagtgcttttattattaaatagaaaaataaataacttaattattccattaaaacaacaaaataatgaattttgATCTGTCCTGGATGGTCGAAATGATTATTTATACCCAAGGTTTTACGCATAGCGCCAAGATTCTAATAGGCAGttataaatggttaaaaaagataatttagaCGAACAGAACTTGTGAACCGTCCTCCTTGCATCGATCAAACACACTGCCGCTGCGTCTAACAATGGTCTTACCTTGGTTCTCAGAAGACTGAGTGCGTTTCTTGTCTTGCCCACGATCTGTGGTGTCGTCGTCATCGTCGTCGTACCAAATGACCATTTTCAGCTTTTTTAATTTAGTGCGCagttttccatttgttttgctGTCAGAGTTATCATCCGACTCGGAGTCCGAACGGCTTTGGGATTCGTCCGTTTCTGAGGCCTTCTCTGCAGACTCAGAAGACTTAGAAGAAGCGCTCCAGTCACTTTCTGAGTCGGAGGTGGAATCGCTTAGTTGTTGAAGCGCTTTCCTCTGTCTCTTGGAATTTACAACAGGCTCGGAATCAGACTCTGACTCTGAGTAGATATTATTTCCACGAGACTGCCGAGGCTCGGTGTAGGTTGGACTTTGGGAAGAGTCTTCATCAGAGATGACTAAAGGAGTATTCTCTCTCTTCGACGCCGTGCTTTCTGACATTTCTGACGGTGGTTCGCCAACATCCTCCAGAGTCCCGACGTCCGACTCGCTGTCGCTCTTTGTGCTCTCCTCTTGCTCAAGATCACAGAGACGTTTCATGGCTACGGCTGCAGCCGTACGGAGAGGTACAGTCCTAAAAGTGTTGCTTTCCTTGCCATCTGAACTGGAAGCGCCGTCTCCGTCACTCATGCATTTGATCTTATTAGCGGCCAGAGCCGCACTTTTTCGCAGAGTTTTCTTTGGACTTCCTTTGGTCTGTTTGCAGACTTTGCCGGGGGACACAGAGGCATCGGAACAACCACTAGATTTCTTCCAAGATTTCTTTTGCGTCTTGGTTTTGGCCTGAGATGCTGtatgtcaaagaaagaaagaaaagacaaatattaaactttttttacattatatcaaAACCATTAAGAGAGATCGGTGCGAAAGGGATTAATAAACTCGGGCAACAATGTGTTGGCGAGTGGAACATTTCGGCGACATGTCTTGCGAGGCGACATACCGGTTTTATTGCTGGTACGTCTATTTTTCTTGGTTTTGGATCCCTTGTCACTGTTTCCGGAGCTGGTACTGGCGGAAGACGACGAGAGCGAGAAATTGGCAGAATCGGAGGTAGATGAATCGGTTTTGGCGTCTGGAAAGCAGATGTTACAGAACAATGCAGGTATTTGAATAGCACAACATGCAACAGATCTATAGTCATACTACAATACGTGCATAAAACCCAAAATTACATTAACAGACATGAAATTTACGACCAGCCTCTCCATTATATAAACCAAGCGTGgtagagccagcattatctaatcgCTGATTATCTGACTGCGACATCAACATCCAAACTTATTGCTTATTTCAATATGcaggtttatttatttgatgGAAGTTCTCATTGTAGGATTTGGGAGATGACAGATTagctccccccccccgcaatTCACAGTTTATTAAAAGATATGTAAGATACATACAGGGTACTGCAATGATACACTGATAGCATGACAGATTGCGAAAGGCATACAATACAGATATGAAGGTATCCGGCTGCACAAACATAACATAACGAGTACGGCACGCAGGCCGAAAAAAGAGAGGGACAGAGAGTAATCGGCACACCTAGTGATTACAGAATGCGCCATCGGGCACATTGATGACAAGGCGGGCCGGACGTCTTGCAGCGacgaaaacaaaataaaagaatcaaTGAAACACAGAGAAATGGAACCAAAAGTCCCGTCGGGTGCCTTTGCGGCGGTAAGAAGAATTACGGTAAGGCCATGCTTATAGGATCCCAGGGACACTTCGTGCACATGGAGCAGCACGCTGGCCAGGTCAAACGAGATATCGGAGTCGTCAACAAAATGAACAATGCGTAGGACAGTTTCCCAAAATGGTTTGATTAAGGGGCAGTCCCACCACAAGTGAAGATAGGTGCCTGCAGCAgaaccacatctccaacactcAGGAGGAACGGGAGAGGCAAAGCGGTGGATGTCCAAGGGGACCCTGTACCAACGGGTGAGAAGCTTGTAGGCAGACTCCTGGAGTTTACTTGAGATCGAGCAGCTATGTGTAAGTGCGATAGCCTTGTCCCAGGTGGCCGAATCGGGGGAGATACCCAGCTCGCCCTCCCAGAGACTCAGATAGTAAGGTTTGGTAGAAGAGCGGCCATCCAAATAAGTTTTGTAGAGACGAGAAAGGAGGTGGGAGGAAGTGCCAACATCCATACATATAGATTCAAGAGGCATCAAAGTCCTGGTCAGGGAGGGCAATGGGGCAATGGACCTAATAAAGTGTTTGATCTGATGATGGAGAAACACTTGAGGGAACGTGGGGGAGGCACCCCCGAGTAGTGTAGGGAGGGGGACAAAGTTACCTCCTTGTAGAAACTGGGAAACCCGGAGGAACCCCTCGCCCGGTGACAGGAAGGGCCGCAGAGCCACCTCCCCGCCCGGCAGAGCGAAGTCTGGGTTATGAGACACGAGGATCAAAGGTCCAGAGGGACCAATGAGTCGGTAAATTACCTGAGCTCTCCTGAGTATCTGAAGGGTGGGAGCAATAGTGGGATGAGCCTTAAGCATGGGGACCCGATATTTGGAATCCAACCAGGGGATAGCTGAAATGGGGTGGGAAAACAAGGATTTCTCAATTTGAACCCAATGGCTGTCCTTGTCATGAGACCACTTGACCACTCTCCTGAGATGAGAGGCTATCTAGTAGCCCTCTATATCTGGAAGACCCATGACCCCCCATAGTCTTAAGGCGTATCAGGTGAGAATAAGTAAGCCGTGGGGCTCTACCCGACCATATATCCCTGGCGACAGGAGCGGAAGAAAGTGCGGGGAACGAAGATCGGGAGGGCCTGGATAATATACAGGAGGCGGGGAAGGATATTCATTTTGATGACCCCCATCCTCCCAAACCACGAAATATGGGTGTATGACCAACAGTGAAGGTCAGTGGTTATGAAGGCCAAAAGGGGCAGTTAGTTGAGGCTAAAGAGCTCGGAGGGGTCGGACGAGATTTTCACACCTAAATAGGTAATGGAGTCGGACGCCCGACGAAATGGGAAGGTGCGTGTTAGTTGGGAGCGGGTGGTTGTGTCAACATTAACCCCCAAAATCTCTGACTTTTGAATGTTAATTTTGTAGTTCGACAGGGCTTGGAAGGTATCTAATTCCGAAATGATTTCTGGCACGGAGATTAAAGGGGTAGTAACGGTGCATAACATGTCGTCAGCATAGACAGCTATTTTATGGTCCTTCTCACCTACACCGACATCTTGAATGAGTGGGTTAGCTCGTATAGCATTTGCAAGGGGTTCAAGCATCAATATAAATAACAGTGGGGACAGGGGGCAACCCTGTCGCGTGCCATTAGAGAGCATAATTTTATCAGCGAGTACCCCATTAACGCGGATATGAGCGGAAGAGTTATCGTACATTGCCTTGATAGTTTGAATAAAGGAGGGACCCATACCTAAAGCAGAAAGAACTTTAAACAGAAAAGACCAGGACACCCTGTCGAACGCTTTTTCCGCGTCCATGGAGACCAAGAGGAGAGGGAGTGCTCGCTGACGGGCCAATGCAATGAGATTAACTGAGCGAACCACATTATCACGAGCCTCTCTCCCGGGGACAAACCCCACCTGATCCCCATGAACGATGGCTGGAATAAGGGGCTGGAGTCGGAGTGCCAGGACCTTCGCCAGGATTTTCAGGTCTGTATTTATAAGAGATATCGGTCTATAATTGCCACACAGTTCAGCGTCCTTGCCCGGCTTCGGGATCACCGTGACATGAGCCACGTTAGATTGGGGGTCTAGGGGGGTGCCCTTGGCCAAAGCATTGAACAAGGAGGACATGTGAGGGCCTAGGAcgggaagaatttttttttatagtacaaGGGTGTAAAGCCATCAGGGCCCGGGCACTTCCCATTCGGGAGCAATTTAAGCGCTGCAGAAATTTCAGAGACGGTAATAGGCAGCTCCAGGGCATGCCTGTCCTCCCTAGAAATTTTACGTGGTAGATATTTGGCCAAGTAGGAGTGCGTCAGGTCGTGGAGGTCAGAGGGGTGGTCCGTCCGTGGGGAGAGGTTatacaatttattataaaaatcataaaaacaggCCGCAATTTTCCTGGTGTCATAGTGAAGATTGCCTTGAGAGTCTCTGAGTCTCGAATGAACTGGCCTCTAATCACcgccttatgggcctcccaaaGGGTCGGTATGGGGATATCTTCCAGATTATTTTCAGCAAAGTAGTGGGTTAAATGGTCAGTGAACTCCTCCACATGGTGAGGGGAGCTGAGCAGATTTTCGTTGAGCCTCCATCGAAAGTGTCGGGGGGGAGAGGGCGGAATACATAGTTCCATATGTACAGGAGTGGTGTCACTCAAGGTGCATGAGCCAATGGAGGAGGAGCAGAGATAGGGAAGGTGGCGGTGTGAGATATAGAGTGCGTCTATCCTAGTGTATCTGGCATGGAGTGGGGAATAAAACGTGTAATCTGTCGAGGCTTCCCGCAGAGCAGTTGTCAGAGGTTTTAGGAGCCGTCTCTTCTGAAGAGTAATCGGAGACAGGTCCGGGAACAGAGATATCTCGGAGTCCTGCCATTTCAAAGTAGAGCGAGTGCGGCATCTACGAAGGATCGAGTCCTTAATCGGATAGTGGTGGAGGCGGCAGATCACGTCCCGCGGGGGGCCGGATGGATCTCCCCCGAGTCGTCAAACTTTATCGGGGCGTCAGCCACTCTTTGAAGAATGTCGTTGAAAAGGAGCTGTAGAGTAGGTATGATCTCGTAGGTTATTTCTTCTGCCTCTGTTGTCCAGATCCTCCAGGCGGTGTGAAAGTAGCTTGACTGTGTTTGCTTGTGTGTGAAGTTGTCTAGACAATAAGTCCACCGTACCCTTGATCCGGGTTGTATCTTCCTCTGTGATAGACACACGATCGCCCAGTTGGCGGAAGTCAGATTTAAGGTCGGTTAAGGCGTCTCGGATGCCCTGCGTCTCTATCAGTGGGATCATTTCTTCTTTGGTAGGAAGAAGTTTGAGGGCCTGCCGTAGCGTCGGATCATCAGAGTGGGAGATCTCCGAAGCATTATCCTCCACAAAGTCCTCGTGGGAATTGGCGGGAGTCTCCAGAGTCGGGATCCGGAGGACCCAGAAAGTATTTCTTCACCGAGGCAGTGGCGTGTTTATCTTTGTGCGATTGGGGTCTGGGTGTCCCAGGGAGCTTGTTGTGCTTCCCCATGTCGCAGTCGGATCGGTGAGGCTGCTGTTATAGCGGTAAATAGCGGAGATGGGCTGCGGAGCTCCAAGCTTAAGCGGCCATCTTGCTTGGCggttaaccatacattataaataGGACCTAAAGGCtggcaagttttttttcttcctgcaaTAAGGGCcaaagctggccctgcataatgcatttatGTTGGTCCTTTTTAGCAGGAGAACCTTGCCATAATACAATTATTAGGCTGCAGAGTTCAAATGTTTAATTTAGCCTGTACATCGTTGATAAATCCTACTGTGTTTTCTTTACTAACGTACAGCTAGTAGGTTCCACTTAAGCTGTTTCTTTTTAAGTTAAAAGGGAGAAATATTAGCAAAGTAACCATATgaggaaacaaataaaaaaagactcaCTAACTAGGAAACAGCAACTCAAGTTAATTAATCTAAAACAAACCCGCAGAGCATTTACCTGAGTCAGAGGGCCATTGTCCAGACTCCTCTTGGCTGCATTTGCTGGACGCTGTGGCTACGTTATCAGGTGAAGCTCCGCGGGGACTCTCTTCAGAGGAGCTGCTGGAACTGTCCTCGCTGGAGAAAAGGATTTGCCGGCTTGAGGCGCGTCGTAGCGAAGAAGACGCTGGCGAAAAGTCGCTTTCTTCATCGCATGAGTTCCATTGCTGGTTAGAGCTGCTGAAGGAATCCCCAGAAGACGTGTCAGCTCTAGCCAAACTGTAAACGCACACGCGATGAACAAGTCTCCTACCATACCGTTCCTCCTTACACCCCACAAGGTATAAATATGTTTGGccatgtgtaatgtatagttaagtaaATGTCTTCAAGATGTCCTCATACATTTAATTCTGCATTATACACGGCATCAGCGCCACATAATCATGTAGGTTTCGACTCACCAACAATCATCAATCAAGTTTGGCTCGTCTGTTTCAGTAGTCTTGCGCATGTCTTTAATATCAATGCGGTTACTGTCCCTAAAATTCAAACCAAACAATCAACAAGTTACTTATATGTTCACATTTTTGCTAAAAGGTAGAATGTAATCCATGGGAGTGACATTTAAGTCTCCAGATGCAGGTGAATCAACACAATAAAAAGTGGACTTACAATATGAAATGAATAAGCAGGTCTGTGACCTCCTTTGCGGACATGGCGATATAACTGTCTGGTTCATTGAAGGTCCGGGCGTTCAGCTCGATGTGTCTTACTTCCCATATTAAAGCTGCAGCCCTCCTGCAAGATATCATTTATGGGCAACATCATTTCAGACGCATTCAAACAATAATCTCTGGGGTACAATTAGCCGTTATCAAGCACAAGCTACTTTAAACATCCCTCCGCTTTAACCCTTACAAGCCCTTCCGCAGCTGGAAAGAAAACGGAACCCGCGGCTTTCAAAAGCTACTAACCTGTAAAAGCGGTTCAATAGTCTCATCCGAATCGTGCCGAGATCTGTAGGATAAGCCACCACCTTGCAATACGTTGGGTAGATGTTCAAGTCAACAGGGGCAGCAAAATACTTGGCAATTTCTGGGTGTAACGGAAAcacagcatttaaaataattgtgctTATTTGCTTGTTGTTACATGTTTGtttcagttattattattaaagtccaaaaaactgcatatataattataatatatatatatatatatatattatatataatcaaagCCTTTGGAAGTGAGGACCATTCTTATAAAAGCAGTATTGTattcatggggttaaaataaaaattctcacTTTCAATCACTAATCCATTACATTTGGTTCTCTTACCGAGGCTGAGTAGTTGATCAATACCACAAACAACCCGATCACATTCGCCATCTTGACCTCCATGGCCCCATTCGGCCTCTTGGGGACAGTATAGTAAGTTACTCATCTCTTCGGTGGTTACAGAAATACTAGTTCCCCGTATTTGAGGCTGCACAACTAGAAAAATTAGAGGCAAATGTTGAGTTACTTGCTAAGCTTTGCGACGACACATTAAACACTGCGTTTTGAAGGAAAGCAacctcacaaaaataaagattgtTTTAATCAAGCACAGAAGGAGTTTTGAGCACGTTCAGTTTGGAACTGGCTATGCATGCTTCACCAAGGGCCAACCCTGGCAACTTTCAAGAAGTTTCGTATTAACTAttaattatacagggccagccgagagttgtattttttttatggtagcacaatttatttatttgtactttTAGCCCGCGGTGATTGaggatgaaagagaaaaaaaggagactTGCCATCATCAGGTATAACATCCATATCCCATGGACTTAGTGTTTCAATTTCAGAGTTGTCCCATCTGGTGATAGTAGAGGACATAAGATTATCAGCACGTTCTTAAACTACTCAATTACTCCCATCAGCCATCCTATGGTCTGTACTAAAAATGTACCGGTACAAAAATAACACATCCAACCTGCGACTTATCGTGAAAGAAAGCAGTATTAAATAGCAGGCAAGATATACAGTGTTTTCTTTCAGCACacctttaattatatatacatacatacatacacatatacacaatttatataaaatcctTTGTGGATTGGCATTTTAAACTCCCTGTGCGCTCCCATTCATACTTACTTCACAGTATATGATTGGAAAGGGCTGTCCGGGTAATCCTCGTGATACGCATCTTGACTTAACACTGTTCCAAACCACCAGACATCATCGATCACAGAACGAAATCTGTCCGcttgaagggggaaaaaatattttgatgccAATATAACCAACACCTAAGCCAATAGAATCATAGGGACCTACTGCCGACAAACATATTCGcataacaaaattaatttattagtaCCTGCAGCTTGTAGATTTTATTTTCGGGTTCGAGAAAATGCTACGGTTTCACATTAAACTATTTAGTTGGTGAAAGAGTAACAAGCGTCTGTGACAAATCTTTCATCGTCTAACCTAAAGCTTGCGTCTTTCTACACAACCCATCTTAAAATACCTGACTCTACAATGGGCCAAATCACTACTGGATGCACGGGtaacatttatgtaaatattcaaTGAAACATATGAGGCATcatcaaatataaaaacagacatcaatcatttataaaaaataaaaaaaataaactacaagattttatttgtaaaataagtCTTACGCCAAGTATTAAAAAGACTTACAAGACTGCCAAGATCTTTTGCAGGCACGTTCGTAAAACTGGCGCAGAACAAGAAAGTCAATCACACCCGGCATGTCGTGATATCTACGAAGAACAGATTTTGCAGTGAAATCAAGTGAATAaacttatatttaatatacaagtCAAGGAAAATAACCCATAGGACCAAAAGCGCATGCGGGGAAAAAAACGGCACCAGCATACCTAATGAAGAAGGCGTTATCTGTAAGGCTCCCCGTAGCAGGGTCCATCAGTGCAAGTTTTAAGTGGCACAGGGTGGGAGGACCAACTATATAATGGACCTCGATGATTTTAACCAGTTCTTGttcctaaaaggaaaaaaggcaaGAACAACAAAACAGCAGAATGAATAACATCATGATTTGCGAGAGctgtataaaatacaaagaaGCTAAAACTTCATGCTCTCAAAGCAAAAGAGGCTGAAGATTCATAGCGCTCACTCATGTGAAGGCAGAGAAGTTGAGTATGCAGTGAATAgttgaaacataaaaaaggattatatataaaaaaaaaaataataataagaataataataagacaaacaaaacaaaaaacattttcttaccCTGAGTGGCATTTCCTTCCATGGCTGAAGGAACGCGGAGTCTGAAATGGGGATGTTAAGGCTATCGGCAGCACTGAGGTATGCCTCGTATCCCTGGCGGAAGTAGACCACCTGGcaggaaaaatatacataaaacactTTGATTTCTAACAAAGGATTATTTTTAAGAACGTGAAATACGTTCCAAATCGGTCACATTTAAAAAGAGTCAAGTAACTAATGTCCAGAGGAACTTTAAAGTCTACCATTCACCGTAGAGGCGCCAAAAAACAAAGTGTCACCTACGGCGCTAATCGTTTGGTTACAAAAATACTTGGGGGAAATGTAAATCCACCTTAGACATTGCTTCCGTTATCTCTATGCCGGCACAGATAATCGTAGCACGAGATTCTATCAACATGGCCGTCTGGAGTATGAGCTCTCGTGCGCACCTGCAATACTCCGAGCAGTACTCAGCGCATGTTATTCTATACAAGACAGGTCCACTTTTACAATATGTCATTAAGTCTTACCTCGTCTCCTATTTGGGGTACAAAGGGGGATCTGTGAGGCATGGTGTCTGTGATCCACAGTGGTGGGTGGTAAATTATTGGGATCTCGTCTTCACTTGATGAATCACTCCTACAATGGGAATTGATCAGATGGGAAACAATTAGTACATATTGGCTTATCATATGCTGCAGCAACTGTATAATGAAGACAATGCATCACCTTCATGCGCTGCGGGGGTGCAACACTACCCAGAATGTTTACTGCTCTTATTACCCAGTTCTACAACTTTTGTGAATAGGATAGAAATAgcttgcgggggggggggggtaatattgAAAATGGGGAGATACTGCTGAATCCTTTCATGCATttgcaatagaaacattaaTAGTTTAAAATGAATAGTGAGGTCTCcgatgcattaaagtgcatatgatggctggactctccctttaaaaatgtaaattgtactGGATGTCACTTAAACGGTCCAGTAAAGCCTTTGTGCATTCAGCATAAGGGCAACTCACATACAAAGCATTaactaacacttttatttcatAATGCTGTATATAGGTGTCATACGTGGGAATTGCTATAATACACTACTACTTCCAACAAACCTGATTAAAGATTACAAAATAACATTAGTAAAAGTATTATTATGGCTCATCATACTACCTTGCGTTAGTTTCATTTGTGTgttcgtcctcctcctcctcctcctcctcctctgccaCTGACGGACTTGAGATGTTGCTTGGTTCATATAactgtataattaaaaaaaaggaaaagaaatgtaTGAAAGAAAGAACAAACATGATCTCATACATAAAAGGAGCAATAAATACTAAAGCATTCTTTACATTATCATTCAACTTACTGACATCAAATACAAACCACACGGATGGTTGGAAACCTATGACTGATTTACCAGGCTTAAGGGAGGGCGAGTAGACCCAGCGGCACGGCACAAGCCAGACACCAGGATTAACTCAATGGCGGCACAAGAAAAACCCAAAGTTCGAATTATTAAAAGGGACAGAAGGTGTTTTCCTTCATTCTTCACAAGCCAGGCCCAGCTATAATCAAGCTGAAGAAAACCTTAATACGAGAGAAAgagttttgttctttttccattgttttttcccccagcaGAGTATACGGAATATATGAATACATCCCAATGGAAGTGTCTAAAGCTCCGTTGTAATTGATATTTTACACGTCAATGCATATAACAAAAAGCAAAACGATGCATGCGATGTTTCCAGTAAGACACTTGCCTCATCCTCACTGCTAACGTCGTCGCTGGAGTAGACATTAATGTCCATTTGCGAGTCGTTGCAGGCCATGGGTTTTGCATAAACTCTTTTGTTGTAGCCATTGCAAtcattctaataaataaaataaaaataaaagactaGTTAGAAGAAACCCTATCCTGATAAACTACTGTAACCCTAAGTGCTACTAATCATACCAGCAATGGTTGGCTGCTTATATaattcaaaaataaacataaaagagatgtattttctttcaataaataatattttgattgGCCTAATTctgattatatgtatatatatctggcATGCTCAGATTAACCTTTGTCTCTGCAATAAAAGCCAACGGGCTGAAAGAAAGATCGACTATAActggtattaaaaatataaattgctaaaacatgttttcattcTTACCTTATCAGGTGGTAGATGTTTTTCAAAGTCCACTTTCTCATCCTCACCTTTGGCAGTTCTGTATTGCTCctgctttctgtaaaggagataggcatatattttttttagaaaatgtatgaCATTTAAATGCATTCACAAATAAAGCAGAAGGTGAACATTTCACCTGCATTGAAAAGAGCTTGGGGGAGTAGGGCAAAGGGCACAAcgggaatttaaagggacctctcaatacaaaatctaatatattatcattaaatcTGTAAGCCACCTTTGGATTTGTAGTTGCTGCCATTCCtttaaaaagtgtatttggTCGGAGGTCTTTTTGTAAGAAACAAATCAGAAAGAACCCCATTAGGCACTAAAAGATATCGTACTTGTATTCTGCGCTGGGTAAAGCTGGTGTTACAACGCGATTTTTCCAAGCAAACCGCTCCGGCACAGGGGAACTCCTAGACCCTAAAAAAGCAGAAGGATCCCAAAGAAAGTTAAAATTCTGAATTTTAGATCATGGAATAATACACGCTTTCACTTCTCAGAGTGAAATGTATCTAAGTGCAGCAGGACATAACAAACCTCTTTGCTGTAGCTCTGTCTGGTTATTTTCATTGTGTATCAGCTGATCGACGACTTGTTCCGCTATCTCCCCAGAGCCTtcacagaataaaacaaaataaagtaaaaaaaaaaaaaaaaaaaaacaccccccccccccacatttaGACTACGAAAAGAAAGCATTTAGACAAAGCTCAGCT
This sequence is a window from Spea bombifrons isolate aSpeBom1 chromosome 2, aSpeBom1.2.pri, whole genome shotgun sequence. Protein-coding genes within it:
- the LOC128472501 gene encoding bromodomain and WD repeat-containing protein 1-like, with translation MAEQPGPSRPPDTGQSLGAGRPLELPESELLFLIARYLSNGPCQKSAQVLIQEISDKKLLPKRADWLGNEHERTFDEMLTINHCLAPNHLLNMCQHLTSVLDKEIPSNLPKTSSFLGVGKQSALRTKDVHWNSQWNSRKLAALRGGKSFKMPLNIKCPPNVEEVHRSKHLTGALNFNAAVPVSMYNRLAMQKKILGHVSAVYCVAFDRTGRRIITGSDDYLLKIWSATDGRLIATLRGHSAEISEIAVNYENTLIASTSCENIIRVWSLRTCSPVAVLQGHSGSINALIFSPLVKGSVRYLVSAGGDATICLWQWDVNSLQFNPHPLKFIERSGPGAQILCCSCSSGGMFLAAGGSDHAIRVYYFGSKAPEKITELEQHSDFVDTIQFSNHGARFVSGSSDGTALIWKREKHGWNSIVLDMIESLGERCEEDRFMKQKVLTLAWTCSDSMIIAATSTHFLKVWDSLNGNLLHVLTGHQNDVYVLEPHPNDERILLSAGHDGNVFLWDIEKGVTVKRYFNEIQDEDDGFGAILDCKFSPDGQYLAAGDSHGRVLFFAFGCNSPYAKVPDQMFFHTDYRPLCQDDRNFVLDEQTQLAPHLMPPPFLVDLDGNPYSPSLQRLVPGRENCVEEHLVPLMGYVETRSGEIAEQVVDQLIHNENNQTELQQRGSRSSPVPERFAWKNRVVTPALPSAEYKKQEQYRTAKGEDEKVDFEKHLPPDKNDCNGYNKRVYAKPMACNDSQMDINVYSSDDVSSEDEASVLLETSHASFCFLLYALTCKISITTDWAWLVKNEGKHLLSLLIIRTLGFSCAAIELILVSGLCRAAGSTRPPLSLLYEPSNISSPSVAEEEEEEEEDEHTNETNARSDSSSEDEIPIIYHPPLWITDTMPHRSPFVPQIGDEVVYFRQGYEAYLSAADSLNIPISDSAFLQPWKEMPLREQELVKIIEVHYIVGPPTLCHLKLALMDPATGSLTDNAFFIRYHDMPGVIDFLVLRQFYERACKRSWQSSDRFRSVIDDVWWFGTVLSQDAYHEDYPDSPFQSYTVKWDNSEIETLSPWDMDVIPDDVVQPQIRGTSISVTTEEMSNLLYCPQEAEWGHGGQDGECDRVVCGIDQLLSLEIAKYFAAPVDLNIYPTYCKVVAYPTDLGTIRMRLLNRFYRRAAALIWEVRHIELNARTFNEPDSYIAMSAKEVTDLLIHFILDSNRIDIKDMRKTTETDEPNLIDDCCSNQQWNSCDEESDFSPASSSLRRASSRQILFSSEDSSSSSSEESPRGASPDNVATASSKCSQEESGQWPSDSDAKTDSSTSDSANFSLSSSSASTSSGNSDKGSKTKKNRRTSNKTASQAKTKTQKKSWKKSSGCSDASVSPGKVCKQTKGSPKKTLRKSAALAANKIKCMSDGDGASSSDGKESNTFRTVPLRTAAAVAMKRLCDLEQEESTKSDSESDVGTLEDVGEPPSEMSESTASKRENTPLVISDEDSSQSPTYTEPRQSRGNNIYSESESDSEPVVNSKRQRKALQQLSDSTSDSESDWSASSKSSESAEKASETDESQSRSDSESDDNSDSKTNGKLRTKLKKLKMVIWYDDDDDDTTDRGQDKKRTQSSENQEDKIRILLPRTASTKAKKRLVDDAQTEDDSSSSDSDTCVPSMKKTRSECPRSPSPAGTGRGLAESDSSLSDWNPRNNLKRKLSAPSRDPKRKRCIDD